A portion of the Homo sapiens chromosome 16, GRCh38.p14 Primary Assembly genome contains these proteins:
- the SLC5A11 gene encoding sodium/myo-inositol cotransporter 2 isoform X5, with amino-acid sequence MAAYLKVLPLFIMVFPGMVSRILFPDQVACADPEICQKICSNPSGCSDIAYPKLVLELLPTGLRGLMMAVMVAALMSSLTSIFNSASTIFTMDLWNHLRPRASEKELMIVGRVFVLLLVLVSILWIPVVQASQGGQLFIYIQSISSYLQPPVAVVFIMGCFWKRTNEKGAFWGLISGLLLGLVRLVLDFIYVQPRCDQPDERPVLVKSIHYLYFSMILSTVTLITVSTVSWFTEPPSKEMVSHLTWFTRHDPVVQKEQAPPAAPLSLTLSQNGMPEASSSSSVQFEMVQENTSKTHSCDMTPKQSKVVKAILWLCGIQEKGKEELPARAEAIIVSLEENPLVKTLLDVNLIFCVSCAIFIWGYFA; translated from the exons ATCAAGTGGCCTGTGCAGATCCAGAGATCTGCCAGAAGATCTGCAGCAACCCCTCAGGCTGTTCGGACATCGCGTATCCCAAACTCGTGCTGGAACTCCTGCCCACAG GGCTCCGTGGGCTGATGATGGCTGTGATGGTGGCGGCTCTCATGTCCTCCCTCACCTCCATCTTTAACAGTGCCAGCACCATCTTCACCATGGACCTCTGGAATCACCTCCGGCCTCGGGCATCTGAGAAGGAGCTCATGATTGTGGGCAG GGTGTTTGTGCTGCTGCTGGTCCTGGTCTCCATCCTCTGGATCCCTGTGGTCCAGGCCAGCCAGGGCGGCCAGCTCTTCATCTATATCCAGTCCATCAGCTCCTACCTGCAGCCGCCTGTGGCGGTGGTCTTCATCATGGGATGTTTCTGGAAGAGGACCAATGAAAAG GGTGCCTTCTGGGGCCTGATCTCGGGCCTGCTCCTGGGCTTGGTTAGGCTGGTCCTGGACTTTATTTACGTGCAGCCTCGATGCGACCAGCCAGATGAGCGCCCGGTCCTGGTGAAGAGCATTCACTACCTCTACTTCTCCATGATCCTGTCCACGGTCACCCTCATCACTGTCTCCACCGTGAGCTGGTTCACAGAGCCACCCTCCAAGGAGATG GTCAGCCACCTGACCTGGTTTACTCGTCACGACCCCGTGGTCCAGAAGGAACAAGCACCACCAGCAGCTCCCTTGTCTCTTACCCTCTCTCAGAACGGGATGCCagaggccagcagcagcagcagcgtcCAGTTCGAGATGGTTCAAGAAAACACGTCTAAAACCCACAGCT GTGACATGACCCCAAAGCAGTCCAAAGTGGTGAAGGCCATCCTGTGGCTCTGTGGAATACAGGAGAAGGGCAAGGAAGAGCTCCCGGCCAGAGCAGAAGCCATCATAGTTTCCCTGGAAGAAAACCCCTTGGTGAAGACCCTCCTGGACGTCAACCTCATTTTCTGCGTGAGCTGCGCCATCTTTATCTGGGGCTATTTTGCTTAG